The Candidatus Nitrosymbiomonas proteolyticus genome has a segment encoding these proteins:
- a CDS encoding Stp1/IreP family PP2C-type Ser/Thr phosphatase: MSEVTPVYGIEATLEWPELQVVPKVTIACKTDLGLVRENNEDKFEYFLPEDSARLAARGLLFVVCDGMGGHEAGQIASELASKRFIEGYMSNASPSAAVALRDAVKSANRIVYDVATAIPSRRGMGTTLSALALVQRSAWVAQVGDSRVYRLREGELEALTTDHTWVQETVDSGAMTQEEAEAHPYRHMLTRAIGTDRNVEPDVLEFDLLPGDVFLLCSDGLTNHVPENVIAERLGLEGVSDACASLIQQALAGGGSDNATALVVRVDSLESIAGDA; this comes from the coding sequence ATGAGTGAAGTAACTCCCGTTTATGGCATCGAGGCTACCCTCGAATGGCCGGAGCTGCAAGTCGTCCCCAAGGTCACGATCGCCTGCAAGACCGACCTCGGGCTCGTCCGGGAAAACAACGAAGACAAGTTCGAGTATTTCTTGCCTGAGGACTCTGCTCGGCTGGCGGCCCGTGGCCTGCTCTTCGTCGTTTGTGACGGCATGGGGGGCCATGAAGCCGGCCAAATCGCGAGCGAACTCGCCTCCAAGAGGTTCATCGAAGGCTACATGTCCAACGCGTCTCCTTCGGCGGCGGTGGCACTGAGGGACGCCGTAAAAAGCGCGAACCGCATCGTTTACGACGTGGCGACCGCGATCCCTTCCCGGCGGGGAATGGGGACCACCTTGAGCGCGCTCGCACTCGTTCAGCGGTCCGCTTGGGTGGCGCAAGTGGGCGATTCGCGAGTCTACAGGTTGCGCGAGGGCGAACTCGAAGCCCTGACGACCGACCACACCTGGGTGCAAGAGACCGTCGACTCAGGCGCGATGACGCAAGAAGAGGCGGAGGCTCACCCTTACCGTCACATGCTGACTCGGGCGATCGGGACCGACCGCAACGTCGAGCCTGATGTACTCGAGTTTGATCTCCTTCCCGGCGACGTCTTTTTGCTCTGCTCCGACGGACTCACCAACCACGTGCCCGAGAACGTGATCGCCGAAAGGCTCGGGTTGGAGGGCGTTTCCGATGCGTGCGCAAGCCTCATCCAGCAGGCTCTCGCCGGTGGAGGCAGCGACAACGCGACGGCCCTCGTTGTCCGCGTGGACAGCCTGGAATCAATCGCCGGAGACGCCTGA
- a CDS encoding histidine kinase produces MGRIAGLTERGFELRARTMAELAQIEGYDWCGVYRLEGKDLALDAFVGEPTEHTRIPVGVGVCGTAVAKDSNQVVRDVRELENYLSCSVQTRSEIVVLIKDSEGRTLGQIDIDGHRVGSFDSSDEAFLAELGRLLAERWE; encoded by the coding sequence TTGGGCAGGATCGCGGGGTTGACCGAGCGGGGGTTCGAGCTGCGCGCGCGGACGATGGCCGAACTCGCCCAGATCGAGGGATACGATTGGTGCGGGGTGTATCGGCTCGAAGGGAAGGATTTGGCTCTCGATGCCTTCGTGGGCGAACCTACCGAGCACACTCGGATTCCGGTCGGCGTCGGGGTGTGCGGGACTGCCGTGGCGAAGGACTCGAACCAGGTGGTGCGGGACGTTCGCGAACTTGAAAACTACCTTTCATGCTCGGTTCAGACGCGCTCGGAGATCGTGGTGTTGATCAAGGACTCCGAAGGGCGAACGCTGGGGCAGATCGACATCGACGGGCATCGCGTCGGCTCGTTCGATTCTAGTGACGAGGCCTTTCTGGCTGAACTGGGACGACTGCTCGCCGAACGGTGGGAGTGA
- a CDS encoding tRNA uridine 5-carboxymethylaminomethyl modification protein: MASVQCGLVTQFDVVVVGAGHAGIEAASAAARMGLRVACVTLRLDRIGHLPCNCSVGGPAKGHIAREVDALDGWMGVATDHTLTHIRKVGTRKGPAVQTLRAHVCKAGYPKWMRRALESQPSLTLIEGQVETVLHLRGSVTGVRVLRESTPVEDLPCRAVVLTTGTFLNGLCHEGSNKTIAARHGDPAVEGLSRFLVEIGVRLRRFKTGTTPRVKLSSLRLDGLEVLPSEPEAGALSFLHEVPLAQRPLYPCWQTRTSAATHDLLRESLHESALFSGQIEGIGPRYCPSIEDKIVRFGEKESHPIFLEIEEWDGESVYVQGFSTSLPSETQTRALRTIPGLEAAEVLRPGYAVEYDMADPLQLRPSLMSKQLDGLFLAGQLNGTSGYEEAAGQGIVAGINAGLYVRGEEERLFTRDSSFLGVMIDDLVTKGVEDPYRMLTARAEHRLLLRHDNADLRLTPIARELGVCGDARWERLERKRDAIDRGISALRGAQFGSRHNDLLLAEGLPACDQAVSAFEMIRRPEASLSKVLDLCGRAGFEVPLNPPSGPRSLENEVFEGIELTAKYDGYLRQQARVAERMKQLEEMRIPRDLDFAGMKGLSYETVEKLSRVRPATVGQASRVPGVRPADIALLIGNLRAGKVPLRDSSASGVSGD, from the coding sequence ATGGCGTCGGTACAATGCGGCCTCGTGACGCAGTTCGATGTGGTTGTGGTTGGCGCGGGCCATGCGGGAATCGAAGCGGCCTCGGCCGCAGCCCGCATGGGGCTTCGCGTCGCCTGCGTGACGTTGCGCCTCGACCGGATCGGACACCTTCCCTGTAACTGCTCGGTCGGGGGACCGGCCAAGGGCCACATCGCGCGGGAGGTCGATGCTCTCGATGGGTGGATGGGCGTTGCGACCGACCACACTCTCACCCACATTCGAAAGGTCGGGACTCGAAAGGGACCTGCTGTGCAGACGCTCCGAGCCCACGTATGCAAGGCGGGGTATCCCAAGTGGATGCGGCGGGCGCTCGAATCCCAGCCGAGCCTAACCCTGATCGAGGGGCAGGTTGAGACGGTGCTCCATTTGAGGGGCAGCGTCACCGGCGTCCGAGTCTTGAGGGAAAGCACGCCAGTCGAAGACCTGCCGTGTCGGGCGGTGGTGCTGACCACAGGGACGTTCCTCAACGGGCTGTGCCATGAGGGTTCGAACAAGACGATCGCGGCCCGGCACGGCGACCCCGCAGTCGAGGGGCTGTCCCGCTTCCTTGTCGAAATCGGCGTCCGGCTTAGAAGGTTCAAGACGGGTACGACACCGAGGGTGAAACTGAGTTCGTTGCGTCTCGACGGGCTGGAGGTCTTGCCGTCGGAACCGGAAGCGGGCGCGCTCAGCTTCTTGCACGAGGTTCCGCTGGCCCAACGGCCCCTTTACCCCTGCTGGCAGACCCGAACGAGCGCAGCGACTCACGACCTGTTGCGCGAGAGTCTGCACGAGAGCGCCCTGTTCTCGGGGCAGATCGAGGGGATCGGCCCGAGGTACTGCCCCAGCATCGAAGACAAGATCGTTCGCTTTGGGGAGAAGGAATCGCACCCGATTTTCTTGGAGATTGAGGAGTGGGACGGCGAATCGGTGTACGTTCAGGGCTTCAGCACTTCGCTGCCCTCGGAAACTCAAACGCGGGCCCTAAGGACGATTCCAGGGCTCGAGGCGGCAGAGGTTCTCCGACCTGGATACGCCGTGGAATACGACATGGCGGACCCCTTGCAGCTTCGGCCGAGTTTGATGTCGAAGCAACTCGACGGGCTGTTCTTGGCGGGGCAACTCAACGGAACGAGCGGGTACGAGGAGGCGGCGGGCCAAGGTATTGTCGCGGGGATCAATGCGGGGCTTTACGTTCGGGGTGAAGAGGAGCGTCTCTTCACTCGTGATTCGAGCTTTCTCGGCGTAATGATCGACGACCTCGTCACCAAGGGGGTCGAGGATCCGTACCGGATGCTCACCGCCCGCGCGGAGCACCGGCTGCTGCTTCGGCACGATAACGCCGACCTCCGTTTGACGCCGATCGCGAGGGAACTCGGTGTGTGCGGGGACGCCCGTTGGGAACGGCTCGAGCGAAAGCGCGACGCGATCGACCGTGGAATCTCGGCGCTTCGGGGCGCCCAATTCGGCTCGCGTCATAACGACTTGTTGCTCGCCGAAGGACTTCCCGCCTGCGATCAAGCGGTGTCGGCGTTCGAGATGATTCGCAGGCCGGAAGCGTCGCTGTCCAAGGTGCTCGACCTTTGCGGGCGAGCGGGCTTCGAGGTTCCTCTCAACCCCCCTTCGGGACCGCGCTCGCTCGAAAATGAGGTCTTCGAGGGGATCGAACTGACGGCGAAGTACGATGGGTATTTGCGCCAGCAGGCGAGGGTGGCCGAGCGGATGAAGCAGCTCGAAGAGATGAGGATTCCCCGCGATCTCGATTTCGCCGGCATGAAAGGACTGAGCTACGAGACGGTAGAGAAGTTGAGCCGGGTGCGGCCGGCGACTGTGGGGCAGGCCTCGCGCGTGCCCGGTGTGCGTCCGGCCGACATCGCTCTACTGATCGGCAATTTGCGCGCGGGAAAGGTCCCTCTTCGGGACTCAAGTGCGTCAGGCGTCTCCGGCGATTGA
- a CDS encoding FHA domain protein, whose translation MSELGKTQSLTADPNRTMMGVAPTLNATQTIKPIQCPICKSHNPAGVMFCVECGLIFDRALPDDAFGAPVVRLPVLVEGGGREHTLRLGENIVGREADVMLADSKVSRKHARIVLGEGEITLEDLGSTNGTTVNGEKLPPGESRSMQQGDCVAFGGFELTLSVPGKMGATAAMTPQAAPSSEPEPAASPSTELEAAIALFVGDDSRPLPEGTYTFGRREGNDIVVADPYVSGSHGQIEVESDGVFVTDLESTNGTVLDGDPLAPHSRTAWREGTILKIGSVEIRFERAGITDGNDE comes from the coding sequence CCACCCAGACCATCAAACCCATTCAATGCCCGATCTGCAAGTCGCACAATCCCGCAGGAGTGATGTTCTGCGTCGAGTGCGGCCTGATCTTCGACAGGGCCCTTCCCGACGACGCGTTCGGCGCTCCCGTCGTGAGGCTGCCTGTGCTGGTCGAAGGCGGTGGGCGGGAACACACGCTCCGCCTGGGCGAGAACATCGTTGGGCGCGAGGCCGATGTGATGCTCGCAGATTCCAAGGTCAGCCGGAAGCACGCCCGCATCGTTCTGGGAGAAGGTGAAATCACCCTCGAAGACCTGGGAAGTACGAACGGCACGACGGTCAATGGCGAGAAGCTCCCTCCCGGAGAATCGAGGTCGATGCAGCAGGGCGACTGCGTCGCGTTCGGCGGCTTCGAATTGACCCTCAGCGTACCGGGGAAGATGGGCGCGACCGCCGCGATGACCCCCCAAGCAGCCCCATCCTCCGAACCAGAACCCGCCGCCAGCCCCTCAACAGAACTCGAAGCCGCCATCGCTCTGTTCGTCGGGGACGACTCGCGTCCGCTACCTGAAGGAACGTACACGTTTGGGCGTCGTGAAGGCAACGACATCGTGGTCGCGGACCCTTACGTCTCAGGCTCCCATGGACAGATCGAGGTCGAAAGCGACGGCGTGTTCGTCACCGACCTCGAAAGTACGAACGGCACGGTCCTCGACGGCGATCCGCTCGCTCCCCACAGCCGAACAGCTTGGCGGGAAGGCACGATTCTCAAAATCGGGAGCGTCGAAATCCGATTCGAACGCGCAGGAATTACGGACGGCAACGATGAGTGA
- a CDS encoding sodium-independent anion transporter, with translation MSKPSLDLTEALTSRLPKSVTALRDYSWSKFVSDLLAGVTVGLVALPLAMAFGIASGVTPQSGIYCAVVAGFLISALGGSTTQIGGPTGAFVVVVSGIVQKHGMDGLFMCTLMAGVILVLLGATGLGTAVKYFPRPVVIGFTNGIAVLIASTQIKDFFGLDIERVPGEFADRMWAVATHWHTLDAATTSVAVGSLVILLVAAKWLKKVPGPILVMVLGTAAVAAFAIPTDTIASRFGEIPSGLPKLEIPTFRVALLLPLLSPAMTVAMLGAIESLLSAVVADRMSKDKHNPNVELVAQGVANLTSPLFGGLPATGAIARTATNIRSGAKSPLAGMIHALTLLGILAIGTSLAERIPLAVLAAILLVVAYNMGEWSEIPDILRQTKADAAVWAITFVLTVFADLTVAVEAGMVLAALLYIRRVTTTTTVARVTPEYIQDGLRHSLQLTGLPDDVAIYRIHGPFLFGSTDKLEIVEEELPTLPRIVILRLRNMTALDSTGLHAMESLYEHLRSTGRILILCGLRGQPANLIKRFAFASLIGEENVQPDIEAAVVRARMLSEGAVFEIVADSAPPNEPTP, from the coding sequence TTGAGCAAACCTTCGTTGGACCTAACCGAAGCGCTCACGAGTCGGCTGCCGAAGTCCGTCACGGCCCTTCGCGACTACAGTTGGAGCAAGTTCGTTTCGGACCTCTTAGCGGGCGTAACCGTGGGCTTGGTCGCGCTGCCTCTGGCAATGGCTTTTGGGATCGCGTCGGGCGTCACTCCCCAATCAGGAATCTACTGCGCGGTGGTCGCGGGGTTCCTGATCTCGGCCCTCGGAGGGTCCACCACTCAGATCGGAGGCCCCACCGGCGCGTTCGTGGTCGTCGTGTCGGGGATCGTCCAAAAGCACGGCATGGACGGTCTCTTCATGTGTACCTTGATGGCGGGCGTGATACTCGTGCTGCTGGGCGCGACGGGACTGGGCACCGCGGTCAAGTACTTTCCACGACCCGTCGTCATCGGCTTTACCAACGGCATCGCCGTTCTGATCGCCAGCACGCAGATCAAGGACTTCTTCGGCCTCGACATCGAGCGCGTTCCGGGAGAGTTTGCGGATAGGATGTGGGCCGTCGCGACCCATTGGCACACCCTGGACGCAGCCACGACCTCCGTCGCCGTCGGTTCTCTGGTGATTCTGCTCGTGGCCGCTAAGTGGCTCAAAAAGGTCCCTGGCCCGATCCTCGTGATGGTGTTGGGAACAGCGGCCGTCGCCGCGTTCGCGATTCCGACCGATACCATTGCAAGCCGGTTCGGAGAGATCCCGTCCGGATTGCCGAAGCTGGAAATCCCGACGTTTAGGGTCGCGTTGCTCCTGCCCTTGCTCTCTCCGGCGATGACCGTCGCAATGCTCGGCGCGATCGAGTCGCTGCTTTCCGCCGTCGTCGCCGACCGGATGTCGAAGGACAAGCACAACCCCAACGTCGAGTTGGTCGCCCAAGGGGTAGCCAACCTCACCTCGCCGCTGTTCGGAGGGCTTCCCGCGACCGGCGCGATCGCCCGGACCGCCACGAACATCCGATCAGGCGCAAAGTCGCCCTTGGCGGGCATGATCCACGCGCTTACGTTGCTGGGAATCCTCGCGATCGGGACCAGCCTCGCCGAGCGCATCCCGCTCGCCGTGCTCGCAGCGATCCTCTTGGTGGTCGCCTACAACATGGGCGAATGGTCGGAAATCCCCGACATCTTGCGACAAACTAAGGCGGACGCCGCAGTGTGGGCGATCACCTTCGTGCTCACCGTGTTCGCCGATCTGACGGTCGCGGTCGAGGCCGGCATGGTGCTTGCCGCGCTGCTCTACATTCGACGAGTGACGACGACCACGACCGTTGCGCGGGTGACCCCTGAGTACATTCAAGACGGGCTCCGACACAGCTTGCAGCTCACCGGACTGCCCGACGATGTCGCCATCTACCGAATCCACGGGCCGTTTCTCTTTGGCTCGACCGATAAGCTGGAGATCGTCGAAGAAGAACTGCCGACGTTGCCTCGAATCGTGATCTTGCGGCTCAGAAACATGACCGCGCTGGATTCGACCGGGCTTCATGCTATGGAGAGTTTGTACGAGCACCTGAGATCGACGGGCCGAATCCTGATTCTGTGCGGGCTCAGGGGCCAACCGGCCAACCTGATCAAGCGGTTCGCCTTCGCGAGTCTGATCGGCGAAGAGAACGTCCAACCCGACATCGAAGCTGCCGTCGTTCGGGCCCGAATGCTCTCGGAAGGAGCCGTGTTCGAGATTGTCGCGGATTCTGCGCCTCCGAACGAGCCAACGCCTTAA
- a CDS encoding transcriptional regulator — protein MTSPQGSEPSPAEQLRAFKAEIFKLLAHPTRIHILEQLRVGEQPVSSLISQTGVGPANLSQHLSLLRARGLVQSRREGGQSLYQLSDPALGEVLDSMRKYFATHVQGALTLLQSEADREESLG, from the coding sequence ATGACCTCTCCCCAGGGTTCTGAGCCTTCGCCCGCGGAGCAACTGCGCGCGTTCAAGGCAGAGATTTTCAAGCTCCTCGCGCACCCTACGAGAATCCATATCCTCGAGCAACTTCGAGTTGGCGAGCAACCGGTCAGCTCGCTTATCAGCCAAACCGGCGTTGGCCCAGCCAACCTCTCGCAACACCTGAGCCTTCTCCGGGCTAGGGGGCTCGTGCAAAGCAGGCGCGAAGGGGGCCAATCCCTGTACCAGCTAAGCGATCCTGCGCTGGGCGAAGTCCTCGACTCGATGCGGAAGTACTTCGCCACGCATGTACAGGGCGCGCTCACCCTGCTCCAAAGCGAAGCGGATCGTGAGGAATCCCTGGGTTGA